GATCTAATCTAGCCAAAACAGGGTCCCCTGTTCTGGCTAGATGGGCTGGCTAGtactttataattttgtatttcactaaaaaacattaaaattgaaaaattcaaaagtagtttttttttaatttaaaataaatgcctGTTAAAAATATTGCCTACATGTAAAACCATGTTCATTGtgaaatttaacaacaaaactaTCAAAATTACCTcctctaaaaaatgaaaaaaaaatcattaaattgattaatttggtAGAGAATAAGTCATGAATGAATAAGCCTTATTCTTCATCAGAttgttcaaaagtttaaaaatcaactAAGGCTTGTATACCCCCTCTACAAAAAccagtttaattaaaaacctcctccttttttttttaattggttaaaaattttcacaactgaaaatgaaaactttaattcTTTGTTCTCAAAAGTTGTGATCGTCTAGCTTAGTAGTACCCTTTTGAGGGTactttcttacattaaaaaattaaaattaacagatctattatttactagaataaaatgtatttcgtCTATTCATTGTGCTgttagcataaaattaaaattaacctcaAAATTGATTTGCGttgcttacaaaaaaaatcaaacatttattatatttttataataatggtttAGATATATGTatcattaagtatatatttatttgtttttttttcagctaGATATGTCTCCTgtgattttaaatacaaatgaaattggCGAGGAAGAAgagtatgttatattttaattaataaataactgtttatttccttatgttttattattttaaaatctttacttgttttgttatgtaatttaatttaccatAGAAGTGTATGGTAAATATATGGCTAATGTCCCTGTTAGTACTTACCATATGCCTATGGGAAGTATGACTTATGTGTAAAAGTATAGTacagaaattcaaaatatatgaaaaatcctCCTGTTAAATAGGATTTGAACTAATAATCATCTCCATTAATGGCATCTCTTCCATTCATAGAGATTCTTCCAAAGATGTTAGTGGAATGCCGacctttttattagtttatactttattttcattggttttaatcagttttcttttgttttttaagcacTATTTTGAAGTATAAAAGTCGATAAATACTGttgaaatctatttttgttaagataaatcataaaaattgacagttataagttatacaatttaaataaatgtctcTAAAAAATCATATCAAAGTAAGTagtgttaaatcattttttttttcaaattactagaaaacaaaataaaccatGCTCAAATAACATCTAAAAGAGTGTTAAGATACTTCCACGCACTTAAAATTTGTCCTTACCATAATTTTTAGGAGATCAAACTATTTTTATCCAGGATGgaagtataaaattaaaggtCAGCAGTCGTTTACCAATTTAGTTATAAGCTGCTAGATTTTGATTTACCTATACACATTAAAGATCCTACTAAGAAGAGATCTGTGCTTCTTTAACTCTATTTAAAACAACGGTATCGCTTAGTttgacaaaaaagtaatttttagggtcacacaaaattaaaaaaaaaataaattacagaaattacatttttctgttacatAACTTGTAACCTGataaaattgtagattttaaaatttcagttatttggtGTTGTTTACATAAAGCACTTTTTTCTGTGACttacacttaattaaaaaaaaaaaaaaaaaaaaatgatataaatgcaatattaatttgattttatacaaattattctttaacttatttattaaagtgaaataaaaagaagaaatagccCATTAATTAACACCaaaaaaacattatgattttTACTATTACGTGATTCATATTCAACATTACTCTTAATTTTctgattaccataattttttctttcaattttgtcacaaaaaaacaaacattgagttgtatataaaatatactaaaatgatttctaaaaatgtaaataaacaatataattacaaaaataataaatatagacacaaaatactaatgttttgtaattttgaaaggAATTTGAAAGGGCTGGTTTTCTTTAGAAACATTTTGTGTGGGTGTTCCAAAAACTTAACGGTAATGTGCTATATCTTATATAAAGTGGAAACAAGTacagttgtgaaaataaatatgatgttAAATCAAGCgttacaaataacattaaaatgttattggTATGACCACAATTCTAATGTTTCAGCTCTGATGTATACCAATATTCAGGTTAAGAAAAACCTTTTGTTGTCCTTAGAATTGTGTGTTACAGGAATATCTAGTTGAACTacaaatcattaaacaaaattccTACAGgtggatgaatttttttttcctaatgtgtacattgtaaTCTATTAGTAGTAAATTATAAGCAACCCCACCACGGCCCAATGATATTtttgaagtgtattcttgtacagactcaggctaacctgaaattgaaataaaaaactttaaaaatatgaagtagaaatgtaaaatatcaatgaaatataAAGAGTATCTctgattttattcaattaactCTTTATTTTAGGAGTCTGgctaaaaagattttaatgggtTAACGTCACGTGCTGCACAATCCAGGAATGGATTTGGAATTCCTGAGCATGTGTACTTAAACTGCTGTATAATCTAAGAATGCAAAATACATCTTTTGCAACATGCATTTATGATGCATCATTTTGCTtccattttgtgtaaaaataaaagttttaagtaagATGGGCACCTTTGTTTTGGGAGGACATTTTACAGAGTTGTTGCAGTTCTCTCACAGATAGATTGCCCTTACTCACTATTCATTCCCTTTTGTTAtactttatttcttcttattccATTTAGTTTTTATGGATGATTTAAGTTAGACACCTACTAGGTCTATGCCGAGGTCATGGAAAGCTGTGATGCTTCCTCTACTTGGTGTTATCCACAGTTGCTAGTGGATCTATCTTAAATGGTACTCAATAATGTTAATGGTTGAAGTACTTTTGTGTAAAACTGGATatcctaatatttttcttaattttaagatgaaatataatatttaaagttaaattaaatttatgtttctaatgaaataaagtaaataaaatttcagagaaATGCCTATAATGAGGTATACTGCATTTCATTGTATGCTACCTAAACTTTTGTACTGTCCTGGCTGTACAAAAAGTGTAATTCCTTGTGcagttataatttgttttattttaatttcactactgttgtattttttaataccattatgATATACGCACTATTTGTACTCTTTGCTGAAGTGAAACAtgataatttctgttaaaaagcaATATAAGTGtttatatgtgtttatatttcttaaaaatgatttaattttgtatagtatGTTATGTTGTGtagtatatttgttaaaaataagaaattaacttACCCAATCATCTATCTTATATTCATGGTTTTTagttatctgtttaaaaaaaattcatctattgACAAATTGACAAAGCTAAGGACAAAGGCTATTGATAAAGCTAATTGACGATACAATTAACTAAACGGACAACAGTTTCaaacttaaatcaatttttcagGTACACCTTAACAACAAATGTTGAAAAtgtgtcaatttattttttcgtgtTTGATAAACTCAAACACGAAAAGAAACTCCTCAGGAGTTTCTTGAGTATGctatctttgataattttttcaactcATCTAATGTATATGGATTTTTCTAGAAAATACTGTTTTTCAGATGAAATCGCAAATAAAAATCTGGGATTTGGATATTCAGGGAATGTGGGAAACATAACCTATGATAAGTTACATAACCTCTGTAAAAGTCAAGCTATATCGGCATTGTTGCTAATATGATTATTGCCAACTATGCCATATATAATGTGTATAATATGCATTATATAATGTTGTCAGATATTCACAGTTTGGCAATCATATTGAGAGATagcacacacaaaaaattttacaaatacagtctattactcttaaataatttacagtatacaatagcaattcaaattaaatacaaaattaatttaataacaactgaattataaataccaaaatactatTCTGAATTGCTAAAACTTTGTAATAACTAACTAACAGAAACTAATACTGACAAATCTACAATTCATACAACTCACTTTATGCAAGTATTATTCagttttactgtttacaaaagaactatCCTACATTTTATAAATGAGTAGAATAATGTCATTTTCACTCTGTTCacaaataactcaccgaacagtttcttgttttcaaccactgtccaaaaTGGAATATTCATGACGCACTCTTCTTTCTCTTGTTTGTTACCAAACATTTACTCCAAGAGCTCCTGCAGACTGAACCGAACTTGAACTTGTAACTGTCACTCTGCtcgtccctggcagtatttataacTTTCGACATGCATTTCTAGTACCCAATCCGTCCTTTTGATTgctcaaacaataattttaattgtccGCACTTTCATTACTTTCTATAAGTCCTTTTCCAGAAAGAATCTCTTTGTCATTCTTCcagattcttctttcttcattttcactCTCTTCTTTTTGAAAGCTATccattaccatatatatatatatatatataatgcttataatatgtattatatgatAGTATTGCTTATAATGGCATCTTGCTATAACCACTATTTTCATGTATCAAGTTTCTAACATggctataacatttttttaataattttttgataatatttattagttaatggctgtgttaaaaaagaaagtcttcaatatttatttctcaCTGATTTTAAGGAAATGCaaaggttttatttttgaaaatattagtatcttctaaattcatataacattgatttgacttttaattttgaaatatgaaattatgtTTCACAACCTCTCGAATGAAATGTCTGAATCATCTATAACATTGAAGTCATTTGTTACAGGTTCTCCAAGATgaatcttgtaaaaatatataccagCCACTATTTAAATCTGATgcaggtgtaattttttttaataattcatatgaaCAACATAAAGAGAAAGTGTGTTGAAAAATTTCTAAGTGACTTTCTAAGAGAATTGAGAATGCCACAGTAACTAATGTTTTTTGTGAAGTGTCATCATGTAACACTGATTAATTACTTCAACAGCTATAGCACAGATTTTGTTTAACTAAGTCCAGTCATTAAACCAAAAAATAgtagatttatttatagtattgcACAACAGgagaataatttgtaaaataattcctAATACCATTAgactactaaaaaattataagaattatatattacatGATCTTAATGTGTACCTTCAATGATGCATTTGAATCAAATATGCATTTTGCTTTGTACAATCATTTTGCATGACAGGATATGTTATGTCTTAATTTTGAGTTTTGTGATTATGAGTTTTTTTGCTGAAATATGAATGTATTTTTCCTGTGTTAGAAAGAATATCCTTCAGGGTTCTGAAGTTGAAATgtaactgttataaattttttattaaatgtaataagattagcaattaaaaataagacCTCAAAACATGAGTTTTCAGATTTGAATGTATTTattctctaattattttaatttaaataaataaaaatttgtaattatgtttattttttataatttcttttgtttcagtAATGATGGTGATGAACATGATAATGAAGaagacgatgatgatgatgacgatgaaaATCAGAATGCTGATTTAGGTCAGTTAAAATGTAATCGCTGTGAGAAATCATTTACAACAGTACGTTCATTGCGTAGACATTTAGCATTATTCAAACAACAAGCACCATTTCCTTGTCAGCAATGCCATAAAGCATTTATGCATGCTGATGTATTGGCTGAACATTGTCGTATACATGCTGGTGAACGGCAGTATAAGTGTAAAGAATGTACGAAATCATTCGATAcagaagaagaattaaaatatcataaaattgatCATAAAGAAAATCGATATTATACGTGTTCTATATGCGGTTTAGAATTTACAAGGAAAAAACATTATCGAAATCATGAAAGATCTCATTTTGATAATgaatttgaatgtaaaatttgtttgcgTATTTTTGTcagtaaagataaatataatcgACATCGTCGATCGCATGCAGAATATACATTCAAATGTGAACAGtgcaacaagaaatttttttcacaaaaaacttATGAAATTCACATTGCTACACATAGTGGCGAAAAACCATATAAATGTGAATATTGTGAAAAATCTTTCGTATGCGAAGAATATTATAGAACTCATTTAAATTCACATATAATAGATAATGATTACAAGTGTAGTCTTTgtgaaaaacaatataaaaataaattaacgtacaCAAGAcatattaaatcacatttttcatGCGAAATATTCACGTGCGATATATGTTCAAAAGAGTTTAAAACtaaagataaatacaaattacatttaataagtcACAAAGATGTACAACCATTTAATTGTGAAATATGTGGTAAAGGTTTTCCACAACGTGGTATGTTAAAAACACATGTAAGTCAACGACATAGCGATATGAATTTTAAATGCGATGTTTGTGGAAAATCATATGCTACTAAAGCAACATTAAAAAGACATTTATTAACGCATGAAGATATAAAACCACATCATTGTGATCAGtgtgataaatattttgtacaatctACTCAATTAAAACGTCATATATTAGCTCATCATATGGGTATGAAACCTCATGTTTGTAATAAATGCGATAAAGGTTTTAATACAGAAGATGGATTAAAATCTCACAGTAAAAAATGTCCgagtaataattttgattgtatttattgtaaaaaatcatttaaaattgaagCAAATTTAATATCCCATTTACAAACACATAACGATTTACTTGGGCATCCTCAAGTAGATGAAGATGgagatgatgatgacgatgatgaagATGAGTACGATAACGATGATAatattgataatgatgaaaataaaaatgaattttacaaaaaagactGTGAAGATGAATCATCTGTAACAGTAAcataactaattaatatatttatgcttaaaaaataaatgttatattatcttatgttaatattaataataatgttatattaggaatgattatatcttattttttgttatgtaaaacatattaaaaaaaaactttattataaattgtgaAACTTTAAATATGACAGTTTAATTGGACCATGAAAATGATTCAGAAAATCATAATTAAgaactatatttcatttttaatgtaatttgatgtAATAGGATTCTGTTCTACATTATTTTGGGTATTAAAAAAACGGAGCTAGacaaaggattttaaaataaggATTACAGTTTatacttacataataattattattaaaagaaagtcAAATATTAAGTTGCACATATATCCAAGAGTTAACTTTGTTTACAATTTCAAAGTTTGTTAAAGTTGTACAGCATGAAGTTTCTTTGCAATCTGTAAAAAAGTGCAGTCACATTTCTGATATTGTTTTCATCATCTTGAGTAATATTGGGATTTTGAAAGGTCATGTAAAGAGGCCTAGGTATGGAAATTACTAATCATTAGATCTGAAGTACAGAATGTGTATTCTCACATCTTTCACTTGAATTGTTGTGACATAACCTCTGTACTGCTTCCGTGAcacaagtggtagtgtctcggcctttcttccggaggtgccgggttcgaatcctggtcaggcatggcattttcacatgctacaaatcattcatctcatcctctgaagcaatacctaatggtgtcTCCtggagattaaataaaaaaccccTGTAAAGTCTATCATATATAGTTTAGGATTTTcttgtaaaaacatttcttttctcaGTTTTCCTTACCGTTGATCTTTAATCGCATATCTGAGCCTCTTTAGCATGTAACTGAATGCTGCTACATTAATCATATCACTCTTGATGATGAATACATTTTCCTCAAcaccttaatttttaaaaaaactgtaaactttTTGGTGTGTTTTAAAACATGGCGAATGATAATGTTTATACCCAAgtgaaagtgtttttttatttctggtgaAAGTAATGAACCCAGTACTTATCTCCTCTTATGTTGTTTAcagcaaaagatttattttctcttGTGATTATCTGTAAATAAGATAGTTGTCTAAAACTTTGTCTCTTGTACTGATACAACAATAAACAAAGTACCCAGcactttttaaaagcttttatttaatttgttttaggaataatcaaatcttgcaactgctatatcttttgatctatcgtatgaaaatcaatgaaatttgttaCACGAATGTAACTTTGATGACAGTACCTttgtttaactaatattaatattaacattaataaaaaaggaaacaaattagaaaaaccctctaaaaagtaaaaaataagaattaaatcaaattgagaatattaaacaaaaaaatataatatattaacaaatataaaaatgcactgaaaagtaaaaaataaattatataaatatctaataaataaccaataaataaatgcaataattattaaattttaaaattaaaagtaatgaaaatatttagttaaataaaagcgtggcacagtttttataacaatgttttcgaataagtatttatagacatttgctgtattttaaaatatattttttgtttaatgaggttgtttagtatatgtatatactttatttatctctaataaaataactgaagttttaattctttgatggttcaaatttgcaccgagatgacctttaagggttaataagattaaaaataaaaattaaatttagcaatctTGCACAGTTATTAcataagttattacattttgacggtaatctgaaaaattattaattattatcattattataattgtaatggtaattatgaattcattaaataaaaattcataattcattaaaatgaaacttttagcggaaagagtgcgttcaatttggcttagattacaagcagaatttgAAGATGAACTATGTgtgaacacgtacaaagaaagcaagtgggtgcattttcctagattgttacttgtaggtagtcagtctcaactggagaggttccagcagacctttccgcctccttgcatcgttattgaaaatgaaaatgaagattaattgttgtaaaaataaatgttgtgttgttttaaataaattataaaaactgcgccacacttttatttaactaaatattttcattacttttaattttaaaatttattaattattacatttatttattttttatatattggttatttattaaatatttatataatttattttttacttttcagtgcatttttatatttgttaatatattatatttttttatttaaaattctcaatttgatttaattctatttttttactttttagaaggatttctaatttgtttccttacttttattaatgttaatattaatattagttaaagaaaagcttttttaaaaaaataattttttatatgtaatcaaatatatttttgtaattctttttgtttttttgtatttttttttattcactttttttattacttacacttttttatattcagaatatttaaagaTAGTGCAGTATGCACTACTGTGCAAAACTGAGTTTGTTTCTCTAAAATAACAGTCTGTGATTTGCTTGCTTTTATGAATTTTGTCAGTTATGTAGGTGATGTTAAAATTCTTGTCAGTGAATCTTCGCACAAAAATGCTTGGTCATTgtcatatatatatcaatatgtgGGATTAGACTCTTTATGTCCATCAAATAGTTCTGCAGACATCCAATTTGGATACTAATTACAAACAGaactcatatttttaattgtaattagaaATATGATTTCTAATGAGCTAATTGGCAAATGGCAGTATGTTCTTGAGAAGAATGTGAGTAATATTACCAcacaattagataaaaaaattatcttatattaaaaaaactgtggatgAATGAAACTTACTTTTTGATAGCTCCTTCTAGTAAGTATaactttaaaatagaattaatcaaACTTAAGAGCTAAatgcagttattaaaaaatccCTGACTCTTtccacaataaattatttttttacattctaattgTTACAACCATCATAGATCTTCCAACTTCGTATCCttttatattttcctgtttttccttTCACGTCCAGTCTTCCAATAATTAGTTTGTAATTGTTGTATCCAAGCAGAGGTTCTagtgttctatatatatataaatatatatgtatgtaaa
Above is a genomic segment from Lycorma delicatula isolate Av1 chromosome 12, ASM4794821v1, whole genome shotgun sequence containing:
- the LOC142333179 gene encoding uncharacterized protein LOC142333179, with translation MDEMEIDESNKDKESMDSNLSGKIRSKKHYIIAKSKGNEKKFHEKKGNEMYQNTAEVLNDEKKTGIILRIKTFNNDSKKNKPENMEMDNTPLIQKPENSDETNVIDNIADCLELKCEVQLDMSPVILNTNEIGEEEDNDGDEHDNEEDDDDDDDENQNADLGQLKCNRCEKSFTTVRSLRRHLALFKQQAPFPCQQCHKAFMHADVLAEHCRIHAGERQYKCKECTKSFDTEEELKYHKIDHKENRYYTCSICGLEFTRKKHYRNHERSHFDNEFECKICLRIFVSKDKYNRHRRSHAEYTFKCEQCNKKFFSQKTYEIHIATHSGEKPYKCEYCEKSFVCEEYYRTHLNSHIIDNDYKCSLCEKQYKNKLTYTRHIKSHFSCEIFTCDICSKEFKTKDKYKLHLISHKDVQPFNCEICGKGFPQRGMLKTHVSQRHSDMNFKCDVCGKSYATKATLKRHLLTHEDIKPHHCDQCDKYFVQSTQLKRHILAHHMGMKPHVCNKCDKGFNTEDGLKSHSKKCPSNNFDCIYCKKSFKIEANLISHLQTHNDLLGHPQVDEDGDDDDDDEDEYDNDDNIDNDENKNEFYKKDCEDESSVTVT